ACGCTTAGTGCCATCTTCCTGAATGTATTGCATCGTCCATTGCTTGCCATCAGTATCGAATGCTGGAATAAAGGTTTTCTGGCCCTCCTGGTCGGTCATCACTCCGGCCTTTGGCTGAACGCCCTTCGCTGCCAAATATGGGGTAGGTTGCTCGATGGGAACCAAGGCGCTCATTTGATTGGTAACACGCTGCGCGGTGGCTTCCTGTTGTTTGGCTTGCTCTGCTGCCCGCTCGGCCAACTTGGTTGCAGCCTCGGCCTGCATCTTGGCGCGTTCCTCGTCACTCAAGGCATAGCCCTTACTTATGTCATCATTTGGAGAAGATGCCATCATGCTTATTGGCTACGCTCGAATTTCAACCATCGAGCAAAATCTTGATCTTCAACTGGACGCCTTGTCTAAAGCTGGATGCAGTAAAATATTTCACGATACCGCAAGCGGTGCAAAGGGTGTGCGTATGGGTTTATCCGAAGCACTTGAATATGCCCGCGAAGGAGACACACTGGTTGTCTGGAGGCTCGATAGACTTGGCCGATCGCTGGCTCAATTGATAGATTTCATGAAAAACCTGAAGGCAAGAGGGATAGGTTTCCGAAGCATCGTTGACACAATAGATACAACAACCTCAATGGGACAGTTCTTTTTTCATGTGACCGGCGCTTTTTCGGAACTGGAACGAAATCTCATCCGTGAAAGAACTCTCGCTGGTCTGGAGGCTGCGAGAGCGAGGGGAAGAAACGGAGGCCGTCCCAAGGCTCTTGACGAACAAGATGCTTTGATGGCTTTTGAGCTTCATCAATCAAACAAAGCCACAGTTGAAGCTATTTCGAAGAGATTCGGCGTTGGGAAACGCACCCTATACAGGTATTTTAGGCGAAGCAGTTTATTAGAATCGAAACTGAATTTTAGTAAGACAACTATCGATGCAAAACAAATCAGCCAGCGCAACACGACAGCTGCTTTAGATCCTTATTAAAGGTCTGCGCCGCCAGTTTCAGGCCCTCAACCATCGTCAGATAGGGAAAAAGGCGATTGGCCAAATCCTCCACTGTCAATCGACAGCTGATCGCCAGTGCTGCTGTCTGGATCAATTCACCAGCTTCGGCTGCCACAGCCTGAACTCCGATCAAACGACTGGAGCCTGCTTCCGCAACCAACTTGATGAAACCGCGCGTATCGAAGTTGGCCAGCGCGCGGGGCACATGCTCTAGCGTTAGAAGGCGGCTTTGGGTCTCGATGCCGGCATGGTGGGCCTCGGCCTCGCTGAAACCTACTGTGGCAATCTGTGGGTCCGTAAAAATCACTGCTGGCATTGCTGCCAGATCAAGGGCCGTTTCACCGCCGACCATGTTAATCGCAGCCCTTGTGCCCGCTGCAGCTGCGACGTAAACAAACTGCGGTTGATCCGTGCAGTCACCGGCAGCAT
The window above is part of the Oligoflexus sp. genome. Proteins encoded here:
- a CDS encoding recombinase family protein, translated to MLIGYARISTIEQNLDLQLDALSKAGCSKIFHDTASGAKGVRMGLSEALEYAREGDTLVVWRLDRLGRSLAQLIDFMKNLKARGIGFRSIVDTIDTTTSMGQFFFHVTGAFSELERNLIRERTLAGLEAARARGRNGGRPKALDEQDALMAFELHQSNKATVEAISKRFGVGKRTLYRYFRRSSLLESKLNFSKTTIDAKQISQRNTTAALDPY